In Danaus plexippus chromosome 6, MEX_DaPlex, whole genome shotgun sequence, a single window of DNA contains:
- the LOC133320815 gene encoding uncharacterized protein LOC133320815 isoform X30: MRSVCLAFGILLAFTNASERVQRSYGGGGGGGGGGGFGFGGGGGFGYGGGGGGGGGFGGGLGGGAGLGAGLDVIRSGVHGILDKVHEGLGNIGAGAGGAGGFGGSFGAGLGGSAGGGSGLGGGAGGGIGGGKEKVVYTKSDDGKSGGFAFTGTTGNGGYGGGGGYSSGGGGSGYGGGAGGGSGHSSGHGGGSAGGFGGNGASGSGGLGGGAGGGIGGGAGIGSGHGGSAGGSGGFGGSGSGGFGTGLGGGAGLGGGSGGGHGGSSGGSGSYGGSGSGGLGGGSGGGHGGSSGGSGGYGGSSSGGLGSGSGLGGGAGLGGGAGLGGGAGLGGGAGGGHGGSTGGSGGYGGSGSGGLGSGSGLGGGAGLGGGAGLGGGAGLGSGAGLGGGAGGGHGGSTGGSGGSGGYGGSGSGGLGSGSGLGGGAGLGGGAGLGGGAGIGGGAGLGGGAGLGGGAGLGGGAGLGGGAGGGHRGSIGGSGGYGISGSGGLGGGLGGGLGGGLGGNGGIGGGHGFSAGGLSSGGLGGGAGLGGALGAGISGLGGFGGFGGSHGGYGASGGSHGGSSGCGSGSCGGCGSGSCGGHGGAFAKASASASASASAGSYGK, translated from the exons ATGAGATCGGTCTGTTTAGCTTTTGGGATTTTGTTGGCATTTACCAATGCATCTG agaGAGTTCAAAGAAGCTACGGCGGAGGTGGAGGGGGCGGAGGTGGCGGCGGATTCGGTTTTGGTGGCGGAGGCGGATTCGGATATGGAGGTGGAGGTGGCGGCGGAGGTGGATTTGGAGGAGGCCTCGGCGGGGGTGCTGGATTAGGAGCAGGATTGGATGTTATTCGAAGTGGCGTTCATGGTATCCTCGATAAAGTACACGAAGGCCTCGGCAATATCGGCGCTGGTGCAGGTGGAGCCGGCGGTTTTGGAGGAAGTTTTGGAGCTGGTTTAGGAGGAAGTGCTGGAGGTGGTAGTGGCTTAGGAGGAGGAGCCGGCGGGGGCATCGGAGGTGGAAAAGAAAAAGTTGTTTACACCAAGTCTGACGATGGTAAATCCGGTGGATTTGCATTCACTGGAACCACTGGGAACGGTGGATATGGCGGAGGTGGTGGATACAGCAGCGGCGGTGGTGGCAGCGGCTATGGCGGAGGAGCTGGAGGAGGAAGTGGTCATAGCAGCGGACATGGTGGAGGTAGTGCTGGAGGATTCGGAGGTAATGGAGCTTCCGGTAGCGGAGGACTAGGAGGTGGTGCTGGAGGTGGAATTGGAGGAGGTGCTGGGATTGGTAGTGGACATGGAGGAAGTGCCGGAGGTTCTGGAGGTTTTGGAGGTTCTGGCAGCGGAGGATTTGGTACTGGACTGGGAGGTGGCGCTGGTCTAGGAGGTGGGTCTGGAGGTGGACATGGAGGCAGCAGTGGAGGTTCTGGAAGTTATGGAGGTTCTGGTAGCGGAGGACTAGGAGGTGGGTCTGGAGGTGGACATGGAGGCAGCTCTGGAGGTTCTGGAGGTTATGGAGGTTCTAGTAGCGGAGGACTAGGAAGTGGCTCTGGACTAGGAGGTGGCG CTGGACTAGGAGGTGGCGCTGGACTAGGTGGTGGCGCTGGATTAGGAGGTGGTGCTGGAGGTGGACATGGAGGCAGCACTGGAGGTTCTGGAGGTTATGGAGGTTCTGGTAGCGGAGGACTAGGAAGTGGCTCTGGACTAGGAGGTGGCGCTGGACTAGGAG GTGGCGCTGGACTAGGAGGTGGCGCTGGACTAGGTAGTGGCGCTGGATTAGGAGGTGGTGCTGGAGGTGGACATGGAGGCAGCACTGGAGGATCTGGAGGTTCTGGAGGTTATGGAGGTTCTGGTAGCGGAGGACTAGGAAGTGGCTCTGGACTAGGAGGTGGCGCTGGACTAGGAGGTGGGGCTGGACTAGGAGGTGGCGCTGGAATAGGAG GTGGCGCTGGACTAGGTGGTGGCGCTGGATTAGGAG GTGGCGCTGGACTAGGTGGTGGCGCTGGATTAGGAGGTGGTGCTGGAGGTGGACATAGAGGAAGCATTGGAGGTTCTGGAGGTTATGGAATTTCTGGTAGCGGAGGACTAGGAGGAGGGCTAGGAGGTGGGCTAGGAGGTGGACTTGGTGGTAATGGAGGAATTGGCGGAGGACACGGATTCAGTGCTGGAGGTTTAAGTAGTGGGGGTCTCGGAGGTGGCGCTGGACTAGGTGGCGCACTTGGCGCTGGTATCAGTGGCTTAGGAGGGTTCGGTGGTTTCGGTGGAAGCCATGGAGGTTACGGAGCATCAGGAGGGTCGCATGGTGGTTCAAGTGGATGTGGTTCAGGTTCCTGCGGTGGCTGCGGTTCAGGTTCTTGTGGTGGTCATGGTGGGGCATTTGCCAAAGCGAGCGCCTCTGCTTCTGCCTCAGCCTCAGCAGGTAGTTATGGAAAATAA
- the LOC133320815 gene encoding uncharacterized protein LOC133320815 isoform X12 produces MRSVCLAFGILLAFTNASERVQRSYGGGGGGGGGGGFGFGGGGGFGYGGGGGGGGGFGGGLGGGAGLGAGLDVIRSGVHGILDKVHEGLGNIGAGAGGAGGFGGSFGAGLGGSAGGGSGLGGGAGGGIGGGKEKVVYTKSDDGKSGGFAFTGTTGNGGYGGGGGYSSGGGGSGYGGGAGGGSGHSSGHGGGSAGGFGGNGASGSGGLGGGAGGGIGGGAGIGSGHGGSAGGSGGFGGSGSGGFGTGLGGGAGLGGGSGGGHGGSSGGSGSYGGSGSGGLGGGSGGGHGGSSGGSGGYGGSSSGGLGSGSGLGGGAGLGGGAGLGGGAGLGGGAGGGHGGSTGGSGGYGGSGSGGLGSGSGLGGGAGLGGGAGLGGGAGLGGGAGGGHGGSTGGYGGSGSGGLGSGAGLGGGAGIGGGAGGGHGGSSGGSGGYGGSGSGGLGGGAGLGGGAGLGGGAGGGHGGSSGGSGGYGGSGSGGLGGGAGLGGGAGLGGGAGGGHRGSIGGSGGYGISGSGGLGGGLGGGLGGGLGGNGGIGGGHGFSAGGLSSGGLGGGAGLGGALGAGISGLGGFGGFGGSHGGYGASGGSHGGSSGCGSGSCGGCGSGSCGGHGGAFAKASASASASASAGSYGK; encoded by the exons ATGAGATCGGTCTGTTTAGCTTTTGGGATTTTGTTGGCATTTACCAATGCATCTG agaGAGTTCAAAGAAGCTACGGCGGAGGTGGAGGGGGCGGAGGTGGCGGCGGATTCGGTTTTGGTGGCGGAGGCGGATTCGGATATGGAGGTGGAGGTGGCGGCGGAGGTGGATTTGGAGGAGGCCTCGGCGGGGGTGCTGGATTAGGAGCAGGATTGGATGTTATTCGAAGTGGCGTTCATGGTATCCTCGATAAAGTACACGAAGGCCTCGGCAATATCGGCGCTGGTGCAGGTGGAGCCGGCGGTTTTGGAGGAAGTTTTGGAGCTGGTTTAGGAGGAAGTGCTGGAGGTGGTAGTGGCTTAGGAGGAGGAGCCGGCGGGGGCATCGGAGGTGGAAAAGAAAAAGTTGTTTACACCAAGTCTGACGATGGTAAATCCGGTGGATTTGCATTCACTGGAACCACTGGGAACGGTGGATATGGCGGAGGTGGTGGATACAGCAGCGGCGGTGGTGGCAGCGGCTATGGCGGAGGAGCTGGAGGAGGAAGTGGTCATAGCAGCGGACATGGTGGAGGTAGTGCTGGAGGATTCGGAGGTAATGGAGCTTCCGGTAGCGGAGGACTAGGAGGTGGTGCTGGAGGTGGAATTGGAGGAGGTGCTGGGATTGGTAGTGGACATGGAGGAAGTGCCGGAGGTTCTGGAGGTTTTGGAGGTTCTGGCAGCGGAGGATTTGGTACTGGACTGGGAGGTGGCGCTGGTCTAGGAGGTGGGTCTGGAGGTGGACATGGAGGCAGCAGTGGAGGTTCTGGAAGTTATGGAGGTTCTGGTAGCGGAGGACTAGGAGGTGGGTCTGGAGGTGGACATGGAGGCAGCTCTGGAGGTTCTGGAGGTTATGGAGGTTCTAGTAGCGGAGGACTAGGAAGTGGCTCTGGACTAGGAGGTGGCG CTGGACTAGGAGGTGGCGCTGGACTAGGTGGTGGCGCTGGATTAGGAGGTGGTGCTGGAGGTGGACATGGAGGCAGCACTGGAGGTTCTGGAGGTTATGGAGGTTCTGGTAGCGGAGGACTAGGAAGTGGCTCTGGACTAGGAGGTGGCGCTGGACTAGGAGGTGGCGCTGGACTAGGTGGTGGCGCTGGATTAGGAGGTGGTGCTGGAGGTGGACATGGAGGCAGCACTGGAG GTTATGGAGGTTCTGGTAGCGGAGGACTAGGAA GTGGGGCTGGACTAGGAGGTGGCGCTGGAATAGGAGGTGGCGCTGGAGGTGGACATGGAGGCAGCAGTGGAGGTTCTGGAGGTTATGGAGGTTCTGGCAGCGGAGGACTAGGAGGTGGCGCTGGACTAGGTGGTGGCGCTGGATTAGGAGGTGGTGCTGGAGGTGGACATGGAGGCAGCAGTGGAGGTTCTGGAGGTTATGGAGGTTCTGGTAGCGGAGGACTAGGAGGTGGCGCTGGACTAGGTGGTGGCGCTGGATTAGGAGGTGGTGCTGGAGGTGGACATAGAGGAAGCATTGGAGGTTCTGGAGGTTATGGAATTTCTGGTAGCGGAGGACTAGGAGGAGGGCTAGGAGGTGGGCTAGGAGGTGGACTTGGTGGTAATGGAGGAATTGGCGGAGGACACGGATTCAGTGCTGGAGGTTTAAGTAGTGGGGGTCTCGGAGGTGGCGCTGGACTAGGTGGCGCACTTGGCGCTGGTATCAGTGGCTTAGGAGGGTTCGGTGGTTTCGGTGGAAGCCATGGAGGTTACGGAGCATCAGGAGGGTCGCATGGTGGTTCAAGTGGATGTGGTTCAGGTTCCTGCGGTGGCTGCGGTTCAGGTTCTTGTGGTGGTCATGGTGGGGCATTTGCCAAAGCGAGCGCCTCTGCTTCTGCCTCAGCCTCAGCAGGTAGTTATGGAAAATAA
- the LOC133320815 gene encoding uncharacterized protein LOC133320815 isoform X39, with translation MRSVCLAFGILLAFTNASERVQRSYGGGGGGGGGGGFGFGGGGGFGYGGGGGGGGGFGGGLGGGAGLGAGLDVIRSGVHGILDKVHEGLGNIGAGAGGAGGFGGSFGAGLGGSAGGGSGLGGGAGGGIGGGKEKVVYTKSDDGKSGGFAFTGTTGNGGYGGGGGYSSGGGGSGYGGGAGGGSGHSSGHGGGSAGGFGGNGASGSGGLGGGAGGGIGGGAGIGSGHGGSAGGSGGFGGSGSGGFGTGLGGGAGLGGGSGGGHGGSSGGSGSYGGSGSGGLGGGSGGGHGGSSGGSGGYGGSSSGGLGSGSGLGGGAGLGGGAGLGGGAGLGGGAGGGHGGSTGGSGGYGGSGSGGLGSGSGLGGGAGLGGGAGLGGGAGLGGGAGGGHGGSTGGSGGYGGSGSGGLGSGAGLGGGAGGGHGGSSGGSGGYGGSGSGGLGGGAGLGGGAGLGGGAGGGHRGSIGGSGGYGISGSGGLGGGLGGGLGGGLGGNGGIGGGHGFSAGGLSSGGLGGGAGLGGALGAGISGLGGFGGFGGSHGGYGASGGSHGGSSGCGSGSCGGCGSGSCGGHGGAFAKASASASASASAGSYGK, from the exons ATGAGATCGGTCTGTTTAGCTTTTGGGATTTTGTTGGCATTTACCAATGCATCTG agaGAGTTCAAAGAAGCTACGGCGGAGGTGGAGGGGGCGGAGGTGGCGGCGGATTCGGTTTTGGTGGCGGAGGCGGATTCGGATATGGAGGTGGAGGTGGCGGCGGAGGTGGATTTGGAGGAGGCCTCGGCGGGGGTGCTGGATTAGGAGCAGGATTGGATGTTATTCGAAGTGGCGTTCATGGTATCCTCGATAAAGTACACGAAGGCCTCGGCAATATCGGCGCTGGTGCAGGTGGAGCCGGCGGTTTTGGAGGAAGTTTTGGAGCTGGTTTAGGAGGAAGTGCTGGAGGTGGTAGTGGCTTAGGAGGAGGAGCCGGCGGGGGCATCGGAGGTGGAAAAGAAAAAGTTGTTTACACCAAGTCTGACGATGGTAAATCCGGTGGATTTGCATTCACTGGAACCACTGGGAACGGTGGATATGGCGGAGGTGGTGGATACAGCAGCGGCGGTGGTGGCAGCGGCTATGGCGGAGGAGCTGGAGGAGGAAGTGGTCATAGCAGCGGACATGGTGGAGGTAGTGCTGGAGGATTCGGAGGTAATGGAGCTTCCGGTAGCGGAGGACTAGGAGGTGGTGCTGGAGGTGGAATTGGAGGAGGTGCTGGGATTGGTAGTGGACATGGAGGAAGTGCCGGAGGTTCTGGAGGTTTTGGAGGTTCTGGCAGCGGAGGATTTGGTACTGGACTGGGAGGTGGCGCTGGTCTAGGAGGTGGGTCTGGAGGTGGACATGGAGGCAGCAGTGGAGGTTCTGGAAGTTATGGAGGTTCTGGTAGCGGAGGACTAGGAGGTGGGTCTGGAGGTGGACATGGAGGCAGCTCTGGAGGTTCTGGAGGTTATGGAGGTTCTAGTAGCGGAGGACTAGGAAGTGGCTCTGGACTAGGAGGTGGCG CTGGACTAGGAGGTGGCGCTGGACTAGGTGGTGGCGCTGGATTAGGAGGTGGTGCTGGAGGTGGACATGGAGGCAGCACTGGAGGTTCTGGAGGTTATGGAGGTTCTGGTAGCGGAGGACTAGGAAGTGGCTCTGGACTAGGAGGTGGCGCTGGACTAGGAGGTGGCGCTGGACTAGGTGGTGGCGCTGGATTAGGAGGTGGTGCTGGAGGTGGACATGGAGGCAGCACTGGAG GTTCTGGAGGTTATGGAGGTTCTGGTAGCGGAGGACTAGGAA GTGGGGCTGGACTAGGAG GTGGTGCTGGAGGTGGACATGGAGGCAGCAGTGGAGGTTCTGGAGGTTATGGAGGTTCTGGTAGCGGAGGACTAGGAGGTGGCGCTGGACTAGGTGGTGGCGCTGGATTAGGAGGTGGTGCTGGAGGTGGACATAGAGGAAGCATTGGAGGTTCTGGAGGTTATGGAATTTCTGGTAGCGGAGGACTAGGAGGAGGGCTAGGAGGTGGGCTAGGAGGTGGACTTGGTGGTAATGGAGGAATTGGCGGAGGACACGGATTCAGTGCTGGAGGTTTAAGTAGTGGGGGTCTCGGAGGTGGCGCTGGACTAGGTGGCGCACTTGGCGCTGGTATCAGTGGCTTAGGAGGGTTCGGTGGTTTCGGTGGAAGCCATGGAGGTTACGGAGCATCAGGAGGGTCGCATGGTGGTTCAAGTGGATGTGGTTCAGGTTCCTGCGGTGGCTGCGGTTCAGGTTCTTGTGGTGGTCATGGTGGGGCATTTGCCAAAGCGAGCGCCTCTGCTTCTGCCTCAGCCTCAGCAGGTAGTTATGGAAAATAA
- the LOC133320815 gene encoding uncharacterized protein LOC133320815 isoform X35 — protein sequence MRSVCLAFGILLAFTNASERVQRSYGGGGGGGGGGGFGFGGGGGFGYGGGGGGGGGFGGGLGGGAGLGAGLDVIRSGVHGILDKVHEGLGNIGAGAGGAGGFGGSFGAGLGGSAGGGSGLGGGAGGGIGGGKEKVVYTKSDDGKSGGFAFTGTTGNGGYGGGGGYSSGGGGSGYGGGAGGGSGHSSGHGGGSAGGFGGNGASGSGGLGGGAGGGIGGGAGIGSGHGGSAGGSGGFGGSGSGGFGTGLGGGAGLGGGSGGGHGGSSGGSGSYGGSGSGGLGGGSGGGHGGSSGGSGGYGGSSSGGLGSGSGLGGGAGLGGGAGLGGGAGLGGGAGGGHGGSTGGSGGYGGSGSGGLGSGSGLGGGAGLGGGAGLGGGAGLGGGAGGGHGGSTGGYGGSGSGGLGSGAGLGGGAGLGGGAGLGGGAGGGHGGSSGGSGGYGGSGSGGLGGGAGLGGGAGLGGGAGGGHRGSIGGSGGYGISGSGGLGGGLGGGLGGGLGGNGGIGGGHGFSAGGLSSGGLGGGAGLGGALGAGISGLGGFGGFGGSHGGYGASGGSHGGSSGCGSGSCGGCGSGSCGGHGGAFAKASASASASASAGSYGK from the exons ATGAGATCGGTCTGTTTAGCTTTTGGGATTTTGTTGGCATTTACCAATGCATCTG agaGAGTTCAAAGAAGCTACGGCGGAGGTGGAGGGGGCGGAGGTGGCGGCGGATTCGGTTTTGGTGGCGGAGGCGGATTCGGATATGGAGGTGGAGGTGGCGGCGGAGGTGGATTTGGAGGAGGCCTCGGCGGGGGTGCTGGATTAGGAGCAGGATTGGATGTTATTCGAAGTGGCGTTCATGGTATCCTCGATAAAGTACACGAAGGCCTCGGCAATATCGGCGCTGGTGCAGGTGGAGCCGGCGGTTTTGGAGGAAGTTTTGGAGCTGGTTTAGGAGGAAGTGCTGGAGGTGGTAGTGGCTTAGGAGGAGGAGCCGGCGGGGGCATCGGAGGTGGAAAAGAAAAAGTTGTTTACACCAAGTCTGACGATGGTAAATCCGGTGGATTTGCATTCACTGGAACCACTGGGAACGGTGGATATGGCGGAGGTGGTGGATACAGCAGCGGCGGTGGTGGCAGCGGCTATGGCGGAGGAGCTGGAGGAGGAAGTGGTCATAGCAGCGGACATGGTGGAGGTAGTGCTGGAGGATTCGGAGGTAATGGAGCTTCCGGTAGCGGAGGACTAGGAGGTGGTGCTGGAGGTGGAATTGGAGGAGGTGCTGGGATTGGTAGTGGACATGGAGGAAGTGCCGGAGGTTCTGGAGGTTTTGGAGGTTCTGGCAGCGGAGGATTTGGTACTGGACTGGGAGGTGGCGCTGGTCTAGGAGGTGGGTCTGGAGGTGGACATGGAGGCAGCAGTGGAGGTTCTGGAAGTTATGGAGGTTCTGGTAGCGGAGGACTAGGAGGTGGGTCTGGAGGTGGACATGGAGGCAGCTCTGGAGGTTCTGGAGGTTATGGAGGTTCTAGTAGCGGAGGACTAGGAAGTGGCTCTGGACTAGGAGGTGGCG CTGGACTAGGAGGTGGCGCTGGACTAGGTGGTGGCGCTGGATTAGGAGGTGGTGCTGGAGGTGGACATGGAGGCAGCACTGGAGGTTCTGGAGGTTATGGAGGTTCTGGTAGCGGAGGACTAGGAAGTGGCTCTGGACTAGGAGGTGGCGCTGGACTAGGAGGTGGCGCTGGACTAGGTGGTGGCGCTGGATTAGGAGGTGGTGCTGGAGGTGGACATGGAGGCAGCACTGGAG GTTATGGAGGTTCTGGTAGCGGAGGACTAGGAA GTGGGGCTGGACTAGGAG GTGGCGCTGGACTAGGTGGTGGCGCTGGATTAGGAGGTGGTGCTGGAGGTGGACATGGAGGCAGCAGTGGAGGTTCTGGAGGTTATGGAGGTTCTGGTAGCGGAGGACTAGGAGGTGGCGCTGGACTAGGTGGTGGCGCTGGATTAGGAGGTGGTGCTGGAGGTGGACATAGAGGAAGCATTGGAGGTTCTGGAGGTTATGGAATTTCTGGTAGCGGAGGACTAGGAGGAGGGCTAGGAGGTGGGCTAGGAGGTGGACTTGGTGGTAATGGAGGAATTGGCGGAGGACACGGATTCAGTGCTGGAGGTTTAAGTAGTGGGGGTCTCGGAGGTGGCGCTGGACTAGGTGGCGCACTTGGCGCTGGTATCAGTGGCTTAGGAGGGTTCGGTGGTTTCGGTGGAAGCCATGGAGGTTACGGAGCATCAGGAGGGTCGCATGGTGGTTCAAGTGGATGTGGTTCAGGTTCCTGCGGTGGCTGCGGTTCAGGTTCTTGTGGTGGTCATGGTGGGGCATTTGCCAAAGCGAGCGCCTCTGCTTCTGCCTCAGCCTCAGCAGGTAGTTATGGAAAATAA
- the LOC133320815 gene encoding uncharacterized protein LOC133320815 isoform X10, translating into MRSVCLAFGILLAFTNASERVQRSYGGGGGGGGGGGFGFGGGGGFGYGGGGGGGGGFGGGLGGGAGLGAGLDVIRSGVHGILDKVHEGLGNIGAGAGGAGGFGGSFGAGLGGSAGGGSGLGGGAGGGIGGGKEKVVYTKSDDGKSGGFAFTGTTGNGGYGGGGGYSSGGGGSGYGGGAGGGSGHSSGHGGGSAGGFGGNGASGSGGLGGGAGGGIGGGAGIGSGHGGSAGGSGGFGGSGSGGFGTGLGGGAGLGGGSGGGHGGSSGGSGSYGGSGSGGLGGGSGGGHGGSSGGSGGYGGSSSGGLGSGSGLGGGAGLGGGAGLGGGAGLGGGAGGGHGGSTGGSGGYGGSGSGGLGSGSGLGGGAGLGGGAGLGGGAGLGGGAGGGHGGSTGGSGGYGGSGSGGLGSGSGLGGGAGLGGGAGGGHGGSSGGSGGYGGSGSGGLGGGAGLGGGAGLGGGAGGGHGGSSGGSGGYGGSGSGGLGGGAGLGGGAGLGGGAGGGHRGSIGGSGGYGISGSGGLGGGLGGGLGGGLGGNGGIGGGHGFSAGGLSSGGLGGGAGLGGALGAGISGLGGFGGFGGSHGGYGASGGSHGGSSGCGSGSCGGCGSGSCGGHGGAFAKASASASASASAGSYGK; encoded by the exons ATGAGATCGGTCTGTTTAGCTTTTGGGATTTTGTTGGCATTTACCAATGCATCTG agaGAGTTCAAAGAAGCTACGGCGGAGGTGGAGGGGGCGGAGGTGGCGGCGGATTCGGTTTTGGTGGCGGAGGCGGATTCGGATATGGAGGTGGAGGTGGCGGCGGAGGTGGATTTGGAGGAGGCCTCGGCGGGGGTGCTGGATTAGGAGCAGGATTGGATGTTATTCGAAGTGGCGTTCATGGTATCCTCGATAAAGTACACGAAGGCCTCGGCAATATCGGCGCTGGTGCAGGTGGAGCCGGCGGTTTTGGAGGAAGTTTTGGAGCTGGTTTAGGAGGAAGTGCTGGAGGTGGTAGTGGCTTAGGAGGAGGAGCCGGCGGGGGCATCGGAGGTGGAAAAGAAAAAGTTGTTTACACCAAGTCTGACGATGGTAAATCCGGTGGATTTGCATTCACTGGAACCACTGGGAACGGTGGATATGGCGGAGGTGGTGGATACAGCAGCGGCGGTGGTGGCAGCGGCTATGGCGGAGGAGCTGGAGGAGGAAGTGGTCATAGCAGCGGACATGGTGGAGGTAGTGCTGGAGGATTCGGAGGTAATGGAGCTTCCGGTAGCGGAGGACTAGGAGGTGGTGCTGGAGGTGGAATTGGAGGAGGTGCTGGGATTGGTAGTGGACATGGAGGAAGTGCCGGAGGTTCTGGAGGTTTTGGAGGTTCTGGCAGCGGAGGATTTGGTACTGGACTGGGAGGTGGCGCTGGTCTAGGAGGTGGGTCTGGAGGTGGACATGGAGGCAGCAGTGGAGGTTCTGGAAGTTATGGAGGTTCTGGTAGCGGAGGACTAGGAGGTGGGTCTGGAGGTGGACATGGAGGCAGCTCTGGAGGTTCTGGAGGTTATGGAGGTTCTAGTAGCGGAGGACTAGGAAGTGGCTCTGGACTAGGAGGTGGCG CTGGACTAGGAGGTGGCGCTGGACTAGGTGGTGGCGCTGGATTAGGAGGTGGTGCTGGAGGTGGACATGGAGGCAGCACTGGAGGTTCTGGAGGTTATGGAGGTTCTGGTAGCGGAGGACTAGGAAGTGGCTCTGGACTAGGAGGTGGCGCTGGACTAGGAGGTGGCGCTGGACTAGGTGGTGGCGCTGGATTAGGAGGTGGTGCTGGAGGTGGACATGGAGGCAGCACTGGAG GTTCTGGAGGTTATGGAGGTTCTGGTAGCGGAGGACTAGGAAGTGGCTCTGGACTAGGAGGTGGCGCTGGACTAGGAG GTGGCGCTGGAGGTGGACATGGAGGCAGCAGTGGAGGTTCTGGAGGTTATGGAGGTTCTGGCAGCGGAGGACTAGGAGGTGGCGCTGGACTAGGTGGTGGCGCTGGATTAGGAGGTGGTGCTGGAGGTGGACATGGAGGCAGCAGTGGAGGTTCTGGAGGTTATGGAGGTTCTGGTAGCGGAGGACTAGGAGGTGGCGCTGGACTAGGTGGTGGCGCTGGATTAGGAGGTGGTGCTGGAGGTGGACATAGAGGAAGCATTGGAGGTTCTGGAGGTTATGGAATTTCTGGTAGCGGAGGACTAGGAGGAGGGCTAGGAGGTGGGCTAGGAGGTGGACTTGGTGGTAATGGAGGAATTGGCGGAGGACACGGATTCAGTGCTGGAGGTTTAAGTAGTGGGGGTCTCGGAGGTGGCGCTGGACTAGGTGGCGCACTTGGCGCTGGTATCAGTGGCTTAGGAGGGTTCGGTGGTTTCGGTGGAAGCCATGGAGGTTACGGAGCATCAGGAGGGTCGCATGGTGGTTCAAGTGGATGTGGTTCAGGTTCCTGCGGTGGCTGCGGTTCAGGTTCTTGTGGTGGTCATGGTGGGGCATTTGCCAAAGCGAGCGCCTCTGCTTCTGCCTCAGCCTCAGCAGGTAGTTATGGAAAATAA